One window of the Carnobacterium maltaromaticum DSM 20342 genome contains the following:
- the sufB gene encoding Fe-S cluster assembly protein SufB yields MSEIPEVSGVPELDEYQYGFHDDVESVFTTGSGLSEEVVREISRVKEEPEWMLDFRLKSLEQFNKMPMQTWGPDLSDIDYDALTYYKKSSGGAARDWEDVPDKIKETFERIGIPEAERKYLAGASAQYESEVVYHNMKDEFSKLGIVFTDTDSALKEYPELFKEYFSKLVPPTDNKLAALNSAVWSGGTFIYVPKGVRCDVPLQTYFRINAENMGQFERTLIIVDEGASVHYVEGCTAPTYSTNSLHAAIVEIFVKKDAYCRYTTIQNWSDNVYNLVTKRAKALEGATMEWIDGNLGAKVTMKYPSIFLDGRGARGTMLSIAFASEGQNQDTGAKMIHNAPNTSSSIVSKSIAKDGGEVNYRGQVTFGRKSEGSISHIECDTIIMDDLSKSDTIPFNEIHNSNVSLEHEAKVSKISEEQLYYLMSRGLSEQEATEMIIMGFVEPFTKELPMEYAVELNRLIQYEMEGSVG; encoded by the coding sequence ATGAGTGAAATACCAGAAGTAAGTGGAGTACCCGAGTTAGACGAATACCAATATGGTTTTCATGACGACGTAGAATCGGTATTTACAACCGGTTCAGGCTTAAGTGAAGAAGTCGTCCGTGAAATTTCCCGGGTCAAAGAAGAACCAGAATGGATGTTAGATTTCCGTTTAAAATCATTAGAACAATTCAACAAAATGCCGATGCAAACATGGGGACCCGATTTATCTGATATCGATTACGATGCCTTAACCTACTACAAAAAATCAAGTGGTGGAGCAGCACGTGATTGGGAAGATGTCCCAGATAAAATCAAAGAAACCTTTGAACGCATTGGAATCCCAGAAGCCGAGCGTAAATACCTAGCCGGTGCTTCTGCCCAATACGAATCAGAAGTGGTTTACCACAATATGAAAGACGAGTTTTCAAAACTAGGCATCGTCTTTACTGATACCGATTCAGCCTTAAAAGAATACCCAGAACTATTCAAAGAATATTTCTCAAAACTAGTTCCACCAACAGATAACAAACTAGCCGCATTAAATTCAGCAGTTTGGTCAGGTGGTACCTTTATCTATGTACCAAAAGGTGTCCGTTGTGACGTACCATTGCAAACCTATTTCCGAATCAATGCAGAAAACATGGGTCAATTTGAACGTACCTTGATCATCGTAGACGAAGGCGCAAGCGTTCATTACGTTGAAGGCTGTACAGCACCAACCTATTCAACCAATAGTTTGCATGCTGCGATCGTAGAAATCTTTGTTAAAAAAGATGCCTATTGCCGTTACACAACCATTCAAAACTGGTCAGACAACGTTTATAACCTAGTAACTAAACGTGCTAAAGCATTAGAAGGCGCAACAATGGAATGGATCGATGGCAACTTAGGAGCAAAAGTTACAATGAAGTACCCAAGTATCTTCTTAGACGGCCGTGGCGCTCGCGGTACGATGTTATCAATCGCTTTCGCTAGTGAAGGTCAAAACCAAGATACAGGCGCTAAGATGATCCATAACGCACCAAATACTTCAAGCTCGATTGTTTCAAAATCGATTGCTAAAGACGGTGGCGAAGTGAACTATCGTGGACAAGTTACTTTTGGTCGGAAATCAGAAGGATCGATTTCCCATATTGAGTGTGACACGATCATTATGGATGACTTATCGAAATCTGATACAATTCCATTTAACGAAATTCATAACAGTAATGTTTCTTTGGAGCATGAAGCGAAAGTTTCGAAGATATCGGAAGAGCAACTTTATTATTTAATGAGTCGTGGGTTGAGTGAGCAAGAAGCGACTGAAATGATCATTATGGGCTTTGTTGAGCCATTTACAAAAGAATTGCCAATGGAATACGCCGTTGAATTGAATCGCTTGATTCAATATGAGATGGAAGGGTCGGTTGGGTAA
- the sufU gene encoding Fe-S cluster assembly sulfur transfer protein SufU, translated as MALSRLDNLYRQVILDHSSHPHHHGVLDQSTNQIELNNPTCGDVIQIQLLVEDETVKDIRFSGSGCTISTASASMMTDAVIGKPVKEALALSEEFSLLVQGKELTNPDSLGDAQILSGVAKFPARIKCATLGWKALEKALIEGTNTGIDGHLASH; from the coding sequence ATGGCGCTATCTAGATTAGATAATTTATACAGACAAGTCATTTTGGATCATTCCAGTCACCCGCATCATCATGGCGTCTTAGATCAGTCTACGAACCAAATTGAATTAAACAATCCCACTTGTGGCGATGTGATTCAAATTCAACTGTTAGTCGAAGACGAAACCGTAAAAGACATTCGCTTTTCTGGCAGTGGTTGCACTATTAGTACAGCCAGTGCCAGTATGATGACCGATGCAGTGATTGGAAAACCAGTCAAAGAAGCCTTAGCCTTATCCGAAGAATTTTCATTACTCGTTCAAGGCAAAGAACTAACCAACCCTGATAGTTTAGGCGACGCCCAGATTTTAAGTGGTGTAGCCAAATTTCCAGCGCGCATCAAGTGTGCGACATTAGGTTGGAAAGCCTTAGAAAAAGCGTTAATCGAAGGAACAAATACAGGAATTGATGGCCATTTAGCGAGCCACTAA
- a CDS encoding cysteine desulfurase, whose translation MILDAEALKKDFPILFQEVNDEPLVYLDNAATSQKPQAVLDALSDYYHFDNANVHRGVHTLAERATAKYEAAREKVRHLIKASETAEILFTRGTTTSLNWVARSYGEANVTEGDEIVISYMEHHSNIIPWQQLAKQRKATLKYIDLTPDGQLDMASAKKQITEKTKIVAIAHVSNVLGVVNPIKELVELAHQVGAVIVVDGAQSVPHMDVDVVALDADFYAFSGHKMLGPTGIGILYGKRHLLEKMEPIEFGGEMIDFVYQNDSTWKELPWKFEAGTPNIAGAIGLGAAVDYLNQVGLPAIHQYEQELVAYVLPKLMAIPGITIYGPTDSAIRTGVITFNLEGVHPHDLATAMDMEGVAVRAGHHCAQPLMNYLKVNSTARASFYFYNTKADADRFIAALLATKEFFSHGAI comes from the coding sequence ATGATTCTTGATGCTGAAGCCTTGAAGAAAGATTTTCCGATTCTATTTCAAGAAGTCAACGATGAACCTCTTGTCTATTTGGATAATGCCGCTACAAGTCAAAAGCCTCAAGCCGTTTTAGATGCTCTTTCAGACTACTATCATTTTGATAATGCCAACGTTCATCGCGGGGTGCATACCCTAGCAGAACGCGCAACAGCAAAATACGAAGCCGCCAGAGAAAAAGTGCGCCATTTAATCAAAGCTAGCGAAACAGCTGAGATACTCTTTACCCGGGGCACAACCACCAGTCTAAACTGGGTTGCTAGAAGTTACGGAGAAGCAAACGTAACAGAAGGCGATGAAATTGTGATTTCCTATATGGAACATCACTCAAACATCATTCCTTGGCAACAATTAGCCAAACAAAGAAAAGCGACACTAAAATATATCGACTTAACCCCAGACGGACAGTTAGATATGGCAAGTGCCAAAAAACAGATTACCGAAAAAACGAAAATCGTAGCCATTGCTCACGTATCCAACGTTTTAGGCGTAGTTAACCCAATCAAAGAATTAGTAGAACTAGCACATCAAGTCGGAGCCGTTATCGTTGTTGATGGAGCACAATCTGTTCCTCATATGGACGTTGACGTCGTAGCCTTAGACGCTGATTTCTATGCCTTTAGCGGACATAAAATGCTGGGACCAACCGGAATCGGGATTTTATACGGCAAACGCCACCTATTAGAAAAAATGGAACCAATTGAATTTGGCGGTGAGATGATTGATTTCGTCTACCAAAACGACAGCACATGGAAAGAACTGCCTTGGAAATTTGAAGCAGGCACTCCGAATATTGCTGGCGCCATTGGATTAGGAGCAGCTGTTGACTATTTAAATCAAGTTGGTTTACCTGCGATTCATCAGTATGAACAAGAATTGGTGGCCTATGTTTTGCCTAAATTAATGGCAATCCCTGGCATTACTATCTATGGACCAACTGATTCAGCCATTCGCACAGGAGTTATTACCTTCAACTTAGAAGGTGTGCATCCTCACGATTTAGCAACAGCAATGGATATGGAAGGAGTTGCTGTTCGAGCCGGACATCATTGTGCGCAACCTTTAATGAACTATTTAAAGGTCAACTCGACAGCAAGAGCTAGTTTTTATTTCTATAATACCAAAGCCGATGCGGACCGCTTCATTGCAGCCCTTTTGGCGACGAAGGAGTTTTTCAGTCATGGCGCTATCTAG
- the sufD gene encoding Fe-S cluster assembly protein SufD: MKETKFTDHLDALRDFSLSHAEPEWMLDLRITMLNKIAELDLPFFERVKINRWPLLETPEINLETEALMLADDFLEVDNDAPKIVQIGRHTALEQLPMELIEKGVIFTDIFTALTEHPELVKEAYMQLAVKPDEDKLTAFHAAFMNSGIFLYVPKNVVIEEPLEALFVQNSQIKENFVKHVLILADTNSEFSYVEKYQTIGNEKNTANIVVEVITKPGSKVKFSAVDQLGENTTTYFNRRGHLLKDSTINWALGVMNTGDVVADFDSDLIGEGSHSEVKIVAISMGKQVQGIDTRVTNYGRHSIGHILQHGVIRDKSTLTFNGIGHIIKGAKGADAQQESRVLMLSDKARGDANPILLIDENDVTAGHAASVGRVDPEEMYYLMSRGLRKQDAERLVIRGFLGSVIAAIPIKAVRDELVEVIERKLSL; this comes from the coding sequence ATGAAAGAGACAAAATTTACAGACCATCTTGATGCCTTACGTGATTTTTCATTAAGTCATGCTGAGCCAGAATGGATGTTAGACTTACGTATAACTATGTTAAATAAAATCGCCGAACTAGATTTACCGTTCTTTGAACGTGTTAAAATCAACCGTTGGCCTTTACTAGAAACACCTGAAATTAACCTTGAAACAGAAGCATTAATGCTTGCTGATGATTTCTTAGAAGTTGATAATGATGCACCAAAAATTGTACAAATTGGACGCCACACGGCTTTAGAACAATTGCCAATGGAACTGATTGAAAAAGGCGTAATCTTTACCGATATCTTTACTGCTTTAACAGAGCATCCAGAATTAGTTAAAGAAGCCTATATGCAATTAGCCGTTAAACCAGATGAAGATAAATTAACAGCTTTCCATGCAGCCTTTATGAATAGTGGAATCTTCTTGTATGTGCCAAAAAATGTCGTGATTGAAGAGCCCTTAGAAGCGTTATTTGTTCAAAATAGCCAAATCAAAGAAAACTTCGTCAAGCACGTTCTAATTTTAGCAGATACAAACAGCGAATTTAGTTACGTTGAAAAATACCAAACAATTGGAAATGAAAAAAACACGGCGAATATCGTTGTTGAAGTCATTACCAAACCAGGTTCAAAAGTTAAGTTTTCAGCTGTTGATCAATTAGGCGAAAATACAACGACTTACTTTAACCGCCGTGGCCATTTGCTAAAAGATTCAACGATTAACTGGGCACTAGGTGTCATGAATACCGGAGATGTTGTCGCTGATTTCGATTCTGATTTAATCGGAGAAGGCAGTCACAGTGAGGTCAAAATTGTTGCCATCAGTATGGGCAAACAAGTTCAAGGAATTGATACGCGTGTGACCAACTATGGTCGTCATTCAATTGGACATATTTTACAACACGGTGTAATCAGAGATAAATCAACCCTGACCTTTAACGGAATTGGACATATTATCAAAGGAGCAAAAGGCGCAGATGCACAACAAGAAAGCCGTGTCCTAATGTTGTCTGATAAAGCTCGTGGCGATGCCAACCCAATTTTATTAATCGATGAAAATGATGTAACAGCAGGACATGCAGCCAGTGTTGGACGTGTTGATCCAGAAGAAATGTACTATCTAATGAGTCGTGGTTTGCGTAAACAAGATGCAGAACGTTTAGTAATTCGTGGTTTCCTAGGTTCCGTAATCGCTGCAATTCCAATCAAAGCCGTGCGTGACGAACTAGTAGAAGTTATCGAAAGGAAGCTAAGCCTATGA
- the sufC gene encoding Fe-S cluster assembly ATPase SufC, translated as MAVLEVKDLHVSIEDKEILKGVNLVMNTGEIHAIMGPNGTGKSTLSAAIMGHPSYEVTQGEILLDGENVLEMEVDERARAGLFLAMQYPSEIAGITNAEFMRAAINARRGEDDKMSVMDFIKKLDSKMDVLDMPEEMAERYLNEGFSGGEKKRNEILQLMMIEPTFAILDEIDSGLDIDALKVVSKGVNAMRGDNFGSLIITHYQRLLNYVTPDIVHVMMNGVIVKTGGAELAKRLEAEGYKGIRDELGIDIELDED; from the coding sequence ATGGCAGTTTTAGAAGTAAAAGATCTACATGTCTCTATAGAAGACAAAGAAATATTAAAAGGTGTCAATTTAGTCATGAATACAGGTGAAATTCATGCAATTATGGGACCAAATGGAACAGGTAAATCAACTTTATCTGCAGCAATTATGGGACACCCAAGTTACGAAGTTACCCAAGGTGAAATTTTATTAGATGGCGAAAATGTGTTAGAAATGGAAGTTGACGAGCGTGCTCGTGCTGGCCTTTTCTTAGCCATGCAATACCCAAGTGAAATTGCCGGAATTACCAACGCTGAATTTATGCGTGCCGCAATCAATGCGCGTCGCGGAGAAGACGATAAGATGTCAGTAATGGACTTTATTAAAAAATTAGATAGCAAAATGGATGTTTTAGATATGCCAGAAGAAATGGCTGAACGTTATTTAAACGAAGGCTTTTCTGGTGGAGAGAAAAAACGGAATGAAATTTTACAATTAATGATGATTGAACCAACTTTTGCTATTTTAGATGAAATCGATTCAGGATTAGATATTGATGCCCTTAAAGTTGTATCAAAAGGCGTGAATGCTATGCGTGGCGACAACTTTGGTTCATTAATTATTACCCATTACCAACGCCTATTAAACTATGTAACTCCAGATATTGTTCACGTTATGATGAACGGAGTTATTGTTAAAACAGGTGGAGCTGAATTAGCAAAACGCCTAGAAGCAGAAGGCTACAAAGGCATTCGTGATGAATTAGGGATTGACATCGAATTAGATGAAGACTAA
- a CDS encoding gamma-glutamyl-gamma-aminobutyrate hydrolase family protein produces the protein MKPMIGIAGNSLTKHASVFHDNFVTYTPQGFVDGVKKAEGIPIIFPVGDPAEAKEYMAKVDGLLLAGGQDISPHLYGEEPSIKLEETAPKRDVFELALIKEAFKQKKPILAVCRGMQLLNVAQGGNLYQDLSAYPEWTVQHLQASHPEIGIHTVTINEQSHLGQLMGSNYSVNSYHHQAVKTLAADFVATAWSPDGLVEAFEAKDPDQSVVAVQWHPELMQETDPVMQRLFTDLIQRSTTK, from the coding sequence ATGAAACCAATGATTGGAATTGCAGGAAATAGTTTAACGAAGCATGCGAGTGTTTTTCACGACAATTTTGTAACGTACACACCTCAAGGATTTGTGGACGGTGTCAAAAAAGCGGAAGGCATCCCAATTATCTTCCCAGTTGGAGATCCAGCTGAAGCCAAAGAATACATGGCTAAAGTTGATGGTTTATTATTGGCTGGTGGGCAAGATATTTCGCCGCACTTATATGGTGAGGAACCAAGTATTAAATTGGAAGAAACAGCACCTAAACGTGATGTATTTGAGCTAGCTTTGATTAAGGAAGCTTTTAAACAAAAGAAACCTATTCTAGCTGTTTGCCGTGGGATGCAACTATTAAATGTCGCACAAGGTGGCAATTTGTACCAAGATTTAAGTGCTTATCCAGAATGGACGGTTCAGCATTTACAAGCTAGCCATCCAGAGATTGGAATTCATACTGTCACAATTAATGAACAGAGCCATCTTGGTCAATTAATGGGTAGTAATTACTCCGTTAATTCTTATCATCATCAAGCAGTTAAAACCTTAGCCGCTGATTTTGTGGCGACAGCATGGAGCCCTGATGGACTTGTGGAAGCTTTCGAAGCTAAGGATCCGGATCAAAGCGTTGTGGCTGTGCAGTGGCATCCAGAATTGATGCAAGAAACAGACCCAGTTATGCAACGGTTGTTCACGGATTTAATTCAACGTAGTACAACAAAATAA
- a CDS encoding helix-turn-helix transcriptional regulator: MINQGDKKIYIRKDYIMATKFGEEIKKKRLEKGLTQKELSENICTQATVSNLENGASVPTISILLKLADRLNIEFSDISDYTLDNDSGNNRIFKEVRDLCSKALHNKAYELLKSSIELDKLETIYEKKLYYYFMGITSLMGDKSQTDVIYYFNQVLTGESDNSIDFIDVSAMNGIGIAYSLQDEDEKALTYFEKSLDQLDELFSLIDTINDSPEIAKTYYNSAKFYSKIGEYSKAVNLCSLGIELLNKEGLAYHLDFLFYEKAFNLMKLDEKNDSAKFYLRAMVMADINDNEILMEIIKNNVLEYDIEEYKYY; encoded by the coding sequence ATGATTAATCAAGGAGATAAAAAAATATATATAAGAAAGGACTACATTATGGCTACAAAATTTGGGGAAGAAATTAAGAAAAAAAGGTTAGAAAAAGGATTAACTCAAAAAGAATTATCAGAAAATATATGTACTCAAGCTACAGTGAGTAACCTAGAAAATGGAGCAAGTGTACCAACTATTTCTATTTTGTTGAAGCTAGCTGATAGATTAAACATTGAATTCAGTGACATTTCCGATTATACGTTAGATAATGATAGTGGAAATAATCGAATTTTTAAAGAAGTTAGAGATCTTTGTAGTAAAGCTTTGCATAATAAAGCGTATGAATTACTTAAATCTAGCATTGAATTAGATAAGCTGGAAACTATTTATGAAAAAAAGCTTTATTATTATTTTATGGGTATAACTAGTTTAATGGGAGATAAAAGCCAAACAGACGTGATTTATTATTTTAATCAAGTATTAACTGGCGAATCAGATAATAGTATTGATTTTATTGATGTTTCTGCAATGAATGGTATTGGCATAGCATACTCTTTGCAAGATGAGGATGAGAAAGCATTAACTTATTTTGAAAAATCACTAGATCAATTGGATGAGTTGTTTAGTTTAATTGATACAATAAATGATAGCCCAGAAATTGCAAAAACCTATTACAATTCAGCAAAATTTTATTCTAAGATTGGAGAATATTCTAAGGCTGTAAATCTTTGTAGTTTAGGAATAGAGTTGTTAAATAAAGAAGGATTGGCTTATCATTTAGATTTTTTATTTTATGAAAAAGCGTTTAATTTAATGAAATTAGATGAAAAAAATGATTCAGCAAAATTTTATTTACGTGCCATGGTAATGGCTGATATAAATGACAATGAAATTTTAATGGAAATAATAAAAAATAATGTCCTAGAATATGATATTGAAGAATATAAATACTATTAA